From a single Marinobacter sp. THAF197a genomic region:
- a CDS encoding FAD-binding oxidoreductase, translating to MNSEQIIASLKELVAAGDAPGKVLTDPADLDTYGKDWTKIYPPKPLAIVLPKTTEQVQALVKFANENQIALVPSGGRTGLSAGAVAANGEVVVAFDNMNQILDFNASDRIVRCQAGVVTEQLQNFAEENGLYYPVDFASAGSSQLGGNLSTNAGGIKVIRYGMSRDWVAGLKVVTGKGDILDLNKDLEKNNTGYDLRHLFIGAEGTLGFITEATMKLTRQPDNLTVLVLGLGDLTNTMDVLQKFQSKLDLTAYEFFSHQAMGHVLAHGKVQAPFETEAPYYALLEFEAVSDQVMDDAMELFEHCVEEGWVLDGVISQSETQAQNLWQLRERISESIAPRTPYKNDISVVVSKVPGFLQEIESVVTDHYPDFEIIWFGHIGDGNLHLNILKPEGMANEDFFEKCQQVNKWVFEIVERYQGSVSAEHGVGMTKKPYLQYTRSEAEIAYLRGIKQVFDPNGIMNPGKIFD from the coding sequence ATGAATTCCGAACAGATCATTGCTTCCCTGAAAGAGCTGGTAGCCGCCGGTGACGCACCGGGAAAAGTGCTGACGGACCCGGCCGACCTGGACACCTACGGCAAGGACTGGACCAAGATCTATCCCCCCAAACCACTGGCAATCGTTCTGCCCAAGACCACCGAGCAGGTGCAGGCGCTGGTGAAGTTTGCCAATGAGAACCAGATAGCGTTGGTGCCCTCAGGCGGGCGCACGGGTTTGAGTGCCGGTGCGGTGGCGGCGAACGGTGAGGTGGTCGTCGCGTTCGACAACATGAACCAGATTCTGGATTTCAACGCCAGCGACCGCATTGTGCGTTGCCAGGCTGGGGTGGTAACTGAACAGTTGCAGAATTTTGCCGAAGAAAACGGCCTGTACTACCCGGTGGATTTTGCCTCCGCGGGCTCCAGCCAGCTCGGCGGTAACCTGTCCACCAATGCTGGCGGCATCAAGGTGATCCGCTACGGCATGAGCCGCGACTGGGTGGCCGGCTTGAAAGTGGTCACCGGCAAGGGCGATATCCTGGACCTGAACAAGGACCTGGAAAAGAACAACACCGGCTACGACCTGCGCCATCTGTTTATCGGTGCCGAGGGTACCCTGGGCTTCATTACCGAAGCCACCATGAAGCTCACCCGCCAGCCAGACAACCTGACGGTGCTGGTGCTGGGGCTGGGTGACCTTACCAACACCATGGATGTGCTGCAGAAGTTCCAGAGCAAGCTGGACCTGACCGCCTACGAGTTCTTCTCCCATCAGGCGATGGGCCACGTTCTGGCTCACGGCAAGGTGCAGGCGCCGTTTGAAACTGAAGCGCCTTATTATGCCCTGCTGGAGTTCGAGGCAGTCTCTGACCAGGTAATGGACGACGCCATGGAACTGTTCGAGCACTGCGTAGAGGAAGGCTGGGTACTGGATGGCGTGATCAGCCAGAGTGAAACCCAGGCCCAGAACCTGTGGCAGCTGCGGGAGCGGATTTCCGAATCCATCGCCCCGCGCACGCCTTACAAGAACGACATTTCCGTGGTGGTGTCCAAGGTGCCGGGTTTCCTGCAGGAAATCGAGAGTGTGGTAACCGATCACTACCCGGATTTCGAGATTATCTGGTTTGGTCATATTGGTGACGGCAATCTGCATCTGAACATTCTCAAGCCTGAAGGTATGGCTAACGAGGATTTCTTCGAGAAATGCCAGCAGGTGAACAAGTGGGTGTTCGAGATTGTTGAGCGCTATCAGGGCAGTGTGTCCGCCGAACATGGCGTGGGCATGACCAAGAAGCCCTACCTGCAGTACACCCGCAGTGAAGCAGAAATTGCCTATCTGCGCGGCATCAAGCAGGTGTTCGATCCCAATGGCATCATGAACCCGGGCAAGATCTTCGATTGA
- a CDS encoding DMT family transporter, which translates to MTNQKQAMLYGLATVLLWSTVATAFKLALAELAPVQMLLVACAASVLVMGGILMAQGRWHLVFELSRRQYLQSVGMGLINPCLYYFFLFGAFDRLPAQEAQPLNYTWALVLAYLSVPFLGQKLRRIDILAGLVCYAGVVVIATRGAVTSLSFSDPLGVAFALGSTLVWASYWIIATRDTRDPVVGLFLNFLFGLPFITLACWYTVGLELPLGRSLTAAVYVGVFEMGIAFVLWSQAMKKAENTAKVSNLIFISPFLSLVFIYFILGETIMPSTYVGLTLIMAGLWLQQQKVRVRQRGLDHG; encoded by the coding sequence ATGACTAATCAGAAGCAGGCCATGCTCTATGGCCTGGCAACCGTGTTGCTGTGGTCCACTGTGGCAACCGCCTTCAAACTGGCCCTGGCCGAGCTGGCTCCGGTGCAGATGTTGCTGGTGGCTTGCGCCGCTTCAGTATTGGTCATGGGTGGAATCCTGATGGCCCAGGGCCGTTGGCATCTGGTATTTGAACTTTCCCGGCGGCAGTACCTGCAGTCTGTCGGGATGGGTCTGATCAACCCGTGCCTGTACTATTTCTTCCTGTTCGGCGCCTTTGACCGCCTGCCGGCGCAGGAAGCGCAGCCTCTCAACTATACCTGGGCGTTGGTGCTTGCTTATCTTTCGGTGCCTTTTCTGGGCCAGAAACTGCGCCGCATCGACATCCTGGCTGGTCTGGTTTGCTATGCCGGCGTGGTGGTCATTGCTACCCGGGGCGCGGTCACCAGCCTCAGCTTTTCAGATCCGCTGGGCGTCGCCTTCGCGTTGGGTAGCACCCTGGTGTGGGCCAGCTACTGGATTATTGCCACCCGCGACACCCGTGACCCTGTGGTTGGCCTGTTCCTGAATTTCCTGTTTGGCTTGCCGTTCATAACCCTGGCGTGCTGGTACACGGTGGGGCTCGAACTGCCGCTGGGCCGATCCCTGACCGCGGCGGTCTATGTGGGTGTGTTCGAGATGGGAATCGCCTTTGTGCTCTGGTCCCAGGCTATGAAAAAGGCTGAGAACACGGCGAAGGTCAGCAACCTGATCTTCATCTCACCGTTTCTGTCATTGGTGTTTATCTACTTCATTCTCGGCGAAACCATCATGCCGTCTACCTACGTCGGGCTGACGCTGATCATGGCCGGGTTGTGGTTGCAGCAGCAGAAGGTTCGGGTTAGGCAGCGGGGGCTCGACCATGGATGA
- a CDS encoding adenine phosphoribosyltransferase gives MDYFSESIKKAIRTVPDWPKPGVSFRDITTVLQDKTAFRKLIDAFVHRYHGQQIDAVAAVDARGFIIGSALAYELNASLVLVRKKGKLPFDTLVEDYELEYGTASVELHKDAFKPGDKVVLVDDLIATGGTMLAATRLIRRIGAEIVEVAAMIDLPDLGGSRKLQEDGLQVYTVCSFEGE, from the coding sequence ATGGATTATTTTTCCGAGAGTATAAAGAAAGCCATCCGCACCGTGCCGGACTGGCCAAAGCCCGGGGTTTCCTTCCGGGATATCACCACGGTTCTGCAAGACAAGACCGCGTTCCGCAAGCTGATTGACGCCTTTGTGCACCGCTACCATGGCCAGCAAATCGACGCCGTGGCCGCGGTGGATGCCCGCGGTTTTATCATCGGCTCGGCCCTGGCCTATGAGCTCAACGCCTCACTGGTACTGGTGCGCAAGAAGGGTAAACTGCCTTTTGATACCTTGGTGGAAGACTACGAGCTGGAATACGGCACGGCGTCGGTGGAGCTGCACAAGGACGCCTTCAAGCCGGGCGATAAAGTGGTGCTGGTAGACGACCTGATTGCCACCGGCGGCACCATGCTGGCCGCAACCCGACTGATTCGGCGCATTGGCGCGGAAATCGTGGAAGTAGCCGCCATGATCGACCTGCCGGACCTGGGCGGTTCGCGCAAGCTGCAGGAAGACGGCCTGCAGGTTTATACTGTGTGTTCGTTCGAGGGAGAATAA
- a CDS encoding alpha/beta hydrolase has translation MYWKTDTIEIPNWDRHSLLDRLEPFDPAINRELSVEMEAYCRFYGLDLWVEHPEVTYHQGYIKAERHEVMVHYFRLPESSAPKGTVFILHGYFDHVGLYTQLIDRCLGAGFDVLAYDQPGHGLSSGTPAAIGSFLEYQAVLSEVMARVREKIRGPWFAVGQSTGGAILIDYLLSNHHSRETSDFRRVVLLAPLVRPMGWLGAKILHSLVKPFLTRWRRVFGTNSGNARFLDFLREHDPLQARAVHVDWVTALRKWVPHIESARPVDFPVTVVQGEKDLTVDWQHNLRIIRNKFASVREQRIPDGRHHLVNEAQDLQSTVFNTIIDTFIE, from the coding sequence GTGTACTGGAAAACAGATACCATAGAAATTCCGAACTGGGACAGACATTCTTTGCTGGATCGTCTGGAACCCTTTGATCCGGCCATCAACCGTGAACTCAGTGTCGAGATGGAGGCCTACTGCCGTTTTTATGGCCTGGACTTATGGGTAGAGCACCCGGAGGTTACTTACCATCAGGGTTACATCAAGGCTGAACGGCATGAGGTGATGGTTCATTACTTCCGGCTGCCGGAGTCGTCGGCCCCCAAGGGCACGGTGTTCATCCTGCACGGTTATTTTGATCATGTGGGGCTCTACACGCAGCTGATTGACCGCTGTCTTGGTGCCGGTTTTGATGTCTTGGCCTACGACCAGCCGGGGCACGGGCTTTCGAGCGGCACACCGGCCGCCATCGGCAGCTTCCTGGAATACCAGGCGGTGTTGTCGGAGGTGATGGCGCGGGTGCGGGAAAAAATTCGCGGCCCCTGGTTTGCAGTAGGGCAGAGTACGGGCGGGGCGATTCTGATCGACTACCTGTTGTCGAATCACCATAGCCGGGAAACCTCGGATTTCCGCAGAGTGGTGTTGCTGGCGCCGCTGGTGCGCCCCATGGGGTGGCTGGGAGCCAAGATTCTGCACAGTCTGGTCAAACCCTTTCTGACCCGCTGGCGCAGGGTGTTCGGCACCAACAGTGGCAATGCCCGCTTTCTGGACTTTCTGCGGGAGCATGATCCCCTGCAGGCCAGGGCCGTGCATGTGGATTGGGTGACTGCCCTGCGTAAATGGGTGCCACATATAGAATCGGCACGGCCGGTGGATTTTCCGGTGACGGTGGTTCAGGGGGAAAAGGATCTGACCGTGGACTGGCAGCACAATTTGCGGATTATCCGGAATAAATTTGCCTCAGTAAGGGAACAAAGAATCCCGGATGGGCGTCATCATCTGGTAAACGAAGCGCAGGATTTGCAGTCGACGGTGTTTAACACCATTATTGATACTTTCATCGAGTAA
- a CDS encoding alpha/beta hydrolase: MFQPLLEAGLRQTMQRLVRPMLSNAVPLKLQRQLIRQAYRSSVPPRSARFVRDDLGDVPVVRTTATATPSGTILYLHGGGYIIGSASTHRGITGHLAKLSGCEVITPDYRLAPEHPFPAALDDAESVYLALISQGLSANSLALAGDSAGGGLSIALAMKLRDHKHPLPSSITCFSPWVDLSQGALYQPEREPVLQESWTANAARMYAGDTPLTTPLVSPVYGQLDNLPPLLIQVGSEEILLNDATRLADIAKRDGVATRLEIYNNLWHVFQVHCGQLDRATEAVQVAADHVRTHMAS; the protein is encoded by the coding sequence ATGTTCCAGCCGCTTCTTGAAGCCGGGCTGCGCCAGACAATGCAGCGCTTGGTCCGCCCGATGCTCTCGAATGCTGTACCCCTGAAACTGCAACGCCAGCTGATTCGCCAGGCCTACCGGTCGTCCGTACCGCCGCGCAGCGCCCGGTTTGTCCGGGACGATCTGGGCGATGTTCCCGTGGTGCGAACCACGGCAACAGCAACGCCATCCGGAACGATCCTCTACCTCCACGGCGGCGGCTACATCATTGGCTCCGCCAGCACCCATCGGGGTATCACCGGGCACCTGGCCAAGCTGTCCGGGTGCGAAGTGATTACCCCCGATTACCGACTGGCTCCGGAACATCCGTTCCCGGCGGCGCTGGATGATGCCGAATCCGTTTACCTGGCGCTGATCAGCCAGGGGCTGTCGGCCAATAGCCTTGCCTTGGCCGGTGATTCGGCCGGCGGCGGGTTATCCATCGCTCTGGCGATGAAATTGCGTGACCACAAACACCCGCTGCCCTCCTCAATCACCTGTTTCTCGCCTTGGGTTGATCTCAGCCAGGGCGCGCTCTATCAGCCGGAACGCGAGCCGGTGTTACAGGAAAGCTGGACCGCCAACGCCGCCCGAATGTACGCCGGCGACACACCGCTGACCACGCCACTGGTATCGCCGGTGTATGGCCAGTTGGATAACTTGCCGCCGTTACTGATCCAGGTTGGCAGCGAGGAAATCCTGCTGAACGATGCTACCCGGCTGGCAGATATCGCCAAGCGAGATGGCGTAGCAACCCGGCTGGAGATCTACAATAACCTGTGGCACGTGTTTCAGGTCCATTGCGGCCAACTGGACCGCGCCACTGAGGCCGTGCAGGTTGCCGCCGACCATGTCAGGACCCATATGGCAAGCTGA
- a CDS encoding NCS2 family permease produces MLERLFQLQAHGTNVRKEVVAGITTFLTMAYIIVVNPSLLSSTGMDFGAVFVATCLAAVIGTLIMGLWANYPIALAPGMGLNAFFSFTVVGSMGYTWQVALGAVFLSGFLFFLLSIFKVREWIINSIPMSLRFGISAGIGFFLALIALKNAGIVVDHPATLVSLGDVMVPEALLFFGGFVLICALSFRQITGSVMIGIIAITVIAMMLGMVEYQGLVSAPPSIAPTFMQLDLAGALNVGMISVVFAFLFVDLFDTSGTLVGAAQKGGLLDKDGKLPRLGRALMSDSVATMAGSALGTSTTTSYVESTAGIAAGGRTGLTAVVVALLFLACLLFSPIASVIPPYATAPALLYVACLMASGLKLVDWDDITDIAPAIVTALMMPLTFSIAHGIALGFITYVAVKALAGKWSDLNWSVTTIAVVFVLKFMFLDLA; encoded by the coding sequence ATGCTTGAACGACTGTTTCAACTCCAGGCCCACGGCACCAATGTTCGTAAAGAAGTGGTAGCGGGCATTACCACCTTCCTGACCATGGCTTACATCATCGTGGTCAACCCCAGCCTACTGTCCTCCACCGGCATGGACTTCGGTGCGGTATTTGTTGCGACCTGCCTGGCAGCAGTGATCGGCACCCTGATTATGGGCCTGTGGGCCAACTACCCCATCGCTCTGGCCCCGGGCATGGGCCTGAACGCGTTCTTTTCGTTCACCGTGGTAGGCAGCATGGGGTACACCTGGCAGGTGGCCCTGGGCGCGGTATTTCTCTCCGGTTTTCTGTTCTTCCTGCTGAGCATCTTCAAGGTGCGGGAGTGGATCATCAATTCCATTCCCATGTCTTTGCGGTTTGGCATTTCTGCCGGCATTGGCTTCTTCCTGGCCCTGATTGCCCTGAAAAACGCAGGCATTGTGGTTGATCACCCCGCTACGCTGGTCAGTCTGGGTGACGTCATGGTGCCAGAGGCCCTGCTTTTCTTCGGTGGTTTTGTGCTGATCTGTGCGCTGTCTTTCCGTCAGATCACCGGTTCTGTGATGATCGGCATTATCGCCATTACCGTGATCGCGATGATGCTGGGTATGGTGGAATACCAGGGGCTTGTGTCCGCCCCACCAAGCATTGCCCCCACCTTCATGCAACTGGACCTGGCCGGCGCCCTGAACGTAGGCATGATCAGCGTGGTGTTTGCCTTCCTGTTTGTGGACCTGTTCGATACTTCCGGCACCCTGGTGGGCGCTGCCCAAAAAGGCGGCCTGCTGGATAAAGACGGCAAACTGCCGCGCCTGGGCCGGGCCCTGATGTCGGATTCGGTAGCAACCATGGCGGGCTCTGCCCTGGGCACCTCCACCACCACCAGTTATGTGGAATCCACCGCCGGTATCGCGGCAGGTGGCCGCACCGGCCTGACCGCCGTCGTGGTCGCCCTGCTGTTCCTGGCCTGCCTGCTGTTCTCACCCATTGCCAGCGTTATCCCGCCTTACGCAACGGCCCCGGCGTTGCTTTACGTTGCCTGTCTGATGGCCAGCGGTCTGAAACTGGTGGACTGGGACGACATCACCGACATCGCACCGGCCATCGTCACCGCCTTGATGATGCCGCTGACGTTTTCTATCGCCCATGGTATTGCCCTCGGCTTTATCACCTACGTGGCAGTCAAGGCCCTGGCCGGCAAATGGTCTGACCTGAACTGGAGTGTCACCACCATCGCCGTTGTCTTCGTTCTGAAATTCATGTTCCTGGATCTGGCGTAA
- a CDS encoding OmpA family protein, which translates to MKKTILAFAVATVGLSGCMTYDPYTGEEKTSSATKGSIIGAIGGAAVGAATSSKSDRGKGALIGAAGGAAIGGGIGYYMDRQEAELRHKLEGTGVRVVRNGDQIELIMPGNITFDTNQSTIRPGFNDTLESVALVLKEFDKTIIQIEGHTDSTGSENYNQLLSERRASSVRDFLLNQGIEPGRTRAVGYGQRYPIASNDTASGREQNRRVELTLVPMQ; encoded by the coding sequence GTGAAAAAGACCATTCTTGCCTTTGCAGTGGCAACCGTTGGCCTTAGCGGTTGTATGACTTACGACCCGTACACCGGCGAAGAGAAAACCTCCAGTGCCACCAAGGGCAGTATTATTGGCGCCATAGGCGGTGCTGCTGTGGGTGCGGCAACCTCCAGCAAAAGCGACCGCGGCAAGGGCGCCCTGATCGGCGCCGCCGGTGGTGCTGCTATTGGTGGCGGTATCGGCTACTACATGGATCGTCAGGAAGCCGAGCTGCGTCATAAGCTGGAAGGCACTGGCGTTCGGGTGGTTCGTAACGGTGACCAGATTGAATTGATCATGCCTGGCAACATCACGTTCGATACTAACCAGTCCACCATCCGCCCTGGCTTCAACGACACCCTGGAATCCGTGGCTCTGGTGCTCAAGGAATTCGACAAGACGATTATCCAGATCGAAGGCCACACCGACAGCACAGGATCTGAAAACTACAACCAGCTGTTGTCAGAGCGCCGCGCGTCATCCGTTCGTGACTTCCTGCTGAATCAAGGCATTGAACCAGGCCGGACCCGCGCGGTGGGCTATGGCCAGCGTTATCCGATTGCCTCCAACGACACCGCTTCTGGTCGTGAGCAGAACCGCCGTGTTGAGTTGACCCTGGTACCGATGCAGTAA
- a CDS encoding ABC1 kinase family protein — translation MAKKPVTSRTGRFFKLAGMTASVAGQYAGQRARRMFRTVDDEGARSESYTRMAGEIADTLGELKGAVMKVGQIASQTQDFLPKEFSQALEKLQKEAPPMPFDVILAQVESELGKPVGELFEYLQEAPYASASIGQVHRARLHDGTDVIVKVQYPGVDESCDSDLKQLRLALKLGGLLKMPKETVDQLFGEIRLRLKEELDYENEARNLKLFHEFHKDQSWVVIPEVVDSHSTRRVLTLELVEGDHVSQVTPERYSQETLNDIGHRIFTIMADQLFRFQCIHGDPHAGNFAYRPDGTIIMYDFGCVKKLKPEIVEAYRKALIAALDEDYQALDEYLIDLGARVDNQPAVDEAYYAMWRDILIIPFLNDEPYDFAEADIHKHVAAKTSTVFKYLDYFKPPVESIFIDRMIAGHYWMLKRLGVQAAFRSELEKYLRS, via the coding sequence ATGGCGAAGAAACCAGTTACGTCCCGTACAGGACGCTTCTTCAAACTCGCAGGCATGACCGCCTCCGTGGCGGGCCAGTACGCCGGCCAAAGGGCCCGGCGCATGTTCCGCACCGTCGACGACGAAGGCGCTCGCAGCGAAAGCTACACCCGCATGGCCGGCGAGATTGCCGACACCTTGGGTGAACTCAAGGGTGCGGTGATGAAGGTGGGGCAAATTGCGTCCCAGACCCAGGACTTCCTGCCCAAAGAGTTTTCCCAGGCTCTGGAAAAGCTCCAGAAAGAAGCCCCACCCATGCCTTTCGATGTGATTCTCGCGCAGGTCGAGAGCGAGCTGGGCAAACCGGTGGGTGAACTGTTCGAGTACCTGCAGGAAGCCCCCTACGCATCCGCCTCCATAGGCCAGGTACATCGTGCTCGGCTGCACGACGGCACCGATGTGATTGTCAAGGTGCAGTACCCCGGCGTTGACGAATCCTGCGACTCCGACCTGAAACAGCTACGCCTGGCCCTGAAGCTGGGCGGCCTGCTGAAAATGCCCAAGGAGACCGTAGACCAGCTGTTCGGCGAAATCCGCCTGCGCCTGAAAGAAGAACTGGACTACGAAAACGAAGCCCGCAATCTCAAACTCTTTCACGAATTCCACAAAGACCAGTCCTGGGTGGTTATTCCGGAGGTGGTCGACAGCCACTCCACCCGGCGGGTACTGACCCTGGAACTGGTGGAAGGCGACCATGTCAGCCAGGTGACCCCGGAACGCTACAGCCAGGAAACCCTCAACGACATCGGCCACCGCATCTTCACCATCATGGCCGACCAACTGTTCCGCTTCCAGTGCATCCACGGCGATCCCCACGCTGGGAACTTCGCCTACCGGCCGGATGGCACCATCATCATGTATGACTTTGGCTGCGTGAAGAAACTGAAGCCGGAGATTGTAGAGGCGTACCGTAAGGCTCTGATCGCGGCTCTGGACGAGGACTACCAGGCACTCGACGAGTACCTGATTGATTTGGGCGCCCGCGTGGACAACCAGCCGGCGGTCGATGAGGCTTATTACGCCATGTGGCGGGACATTCTGATCATCCCGTTCCTGAATGATGAACCCTATGACTTTGCCGAGGCAGACATCCACAAGCATGTGGCGGCAAAAACCAGCACGGTGTTTAAGTACCTGGATTACTTCAAACCGCCGGTGGAAAGTATCTTTATTGACCGGATGATTGCCGGACACTACTGGATGCTGAAGCGGCTGGGCGTCCAGGCAGCCTTCAGAAGTGAATTAGAGAAATACCTGCGAAGTTGA
- a CDS encoding fumarylacetoacetate hydrolase family protein gives MPDYQHHWKDGTPVHLPLGKIVCIGRNYAEHARELNNPVPDEPLLFIKPSTAAVHITRPLDFPRNQGEVHFETELAVLIGRPLTNASASEAEGAILGYGLALDLTLRDVQSKLKEKGQPWERAKAFDGACPLSPFVAADKLPKGNIRFTLDINGQRQQTGDTRDMLNPIVPLIAHMSSQFTLQPGDVVLTGTPKGVGPLVSGQTLSLELEDVLFVETTVV, from the coding sequence ATGCCCGATTATCAACATCACTGGAAAGATGGCACACCGGTTCATCTACCCCTGGGCAAAATCGTGTGCATTGGTCGCAACTACGCTGAGCACGCGCGGGAACTGAATAACCCGGTGCCCGACGAGCCGTTGCTGTTCATCAAACCGTCAACGGCAGCGGTACATATTACCCGCCCTCTGGACTTCCCCCGCAACCAGGGCGAAGTCCACTTTGAAACCGAACTGGCCGTGCTCATCGGCCGGCCGCTCACCAACGCTTCTGCCAGCGAAGCCGAGGGTGCCATTCTGGGCTACGGCCTGGCGCTGGACCTGACGCTGCGGGATGTACAAAGCAAGCTCAAGGAGAAAGGCCAGCCCTGGGAGCGGGCAAAGGCCTTTGACGGCGCCTGCCCGCTCTCCCCGTTTGTGGCTGCCGACAAGCTTCCCAAAGGCAACATCCGTTTCACTCTGGACATCAACGGACAACGCCAACAGACCGGCGACACCCGTGATATGCTGAACCCCATTGTGCCGCTGATCGCCCACATGAGCAGCCAGTTCACCCTGCAGCCCGGGGACGTGGTGCTGACCGGAACTCCGAAAGGCGTCGGGCCACTGGTCTCCGGCCAGACCCTGTCGCTGGAACTGGAAGATGTGCTGTTTGTGGAGACAACAGTGGTCTGA
- a CDS encoding GIY-YIG nuclease family protein: MDEGWYLYLVRTRTGSLYTGITTDVERRFSEHQAGAPKGARSLRGKGPLTLAFQASVGNRSRASQLEWQVKRWSKARKEALIRGALSLPYGS; encoded by the coding sequence ATGGATGAGGGCTGGTACCTCTATCTGGTTCGCACCAGAACCGGCAGCCTGTATACCGGCATTACCACAGACGTGGAACGCCGCTTCTCAGAGCATCAGGCGGGGGCGCCCAAGGGGGCCCGCAGCCTGCGGGGCAAAGGGCCTTTGACCCTGGCATTCCAGGCATCGGTCGGCAACCGTAGCCGGGCCTCGCAACTGGAATGGCAGGTCAAACGCTGGTCCAAAGCCCGTAAGGAAGCGCTTATCAGAGGTGCTCTCAGCTTGCCATATGGGTCCTGA
- the serA gene encoding phosphoglycerate dehydrogenase, with protein MSNTSLEKSKIRILLLEGVHQSAIDTLNAAGYTNIEYLSHSLGEEELIEKIADAHFVGIRSRTQLTEKVFDAAKKLVAVGCFCIGTNQVDLQAATRRGVAVFNAPFSNTRSVAELVLAQAILLLRGVPEKSAKAHRGEWLKSAKNSYEIRGKKLGIIGYGNIGTQFSVLAESLGMDVYFYDVVSKLPIGNATQVGTLQELLNIADVVSLHVPETPATKYMFKAEQFAQMKPGSILMNASRGTVVDIDALADALRSGKLLGAAIDVFPVEPKSNDEEFISPLREFDNCILTPHVGGSTIEAQENIGREVAEKLAMYSDNGTSVSSVNFPEVALPSHPNQHRLLHIHENVPGVMSEINQVFSENGINVCGQYLQTKEDIGYVVIDVDKAYGELALEKLRQVKGTIRCRVLF; from the coding sequence ATGTCAAATACGTCTCTCGAAAAGAGCAAAATCCGGATCCTGCTGCTGGAAGGCGTGCATCAATCCGCCATTGATACCCTGAACGCTGCGGGTTACACCAACATTGAGTACCTGTCCCATTCCCTGGGCGAGGAAGAGCTGATCGAGAAGATTGCCGATGCGCACTTCGTCGGTATTCGCTCCCGCACCCAGTTGACCGAGAAGGTATTTGACGCCGCCAAGAAGCTGGTGGCCGTGGGCTGTTTCTGTATTGGCACCAACCAGGTCGACCTGCAAGCCGCCACCCGCCGTGGTGTTGCGGTATTCAACGCACCGTTTTCCAACACTCGCTCCGTCGCCGAGCTGGTATTGGCCCAGGCCATCCTGCTGCTGCGCGGCGTGCCTGAGAAGAGCGCCAAGGCGCACCGGGGCGAATGGCTGAAATCCGCCAAGAACAGCTACGAAATCCGTGGCAAGAAGCTGGGCATTATCGGTTACGGCAACATCGGCACCCAGTTCAGCGTGCTGGCCGAGAGCCTGGGCATGGACGTGTACTTCTACGACGTGGTGTCCAAGCTGCCGATCGGCAACGCCACCCAGGTGGGCACCCTGCAGGAGCTGCTGAACATCGCAGACGTGGTTTCCCTGCACGTGCCGGAAACCCCGGCCACCAAGTACATGTTCAAGGCCGAGCAATTCGCCCAGATGAAGCCTGGCTCCATCCTGATGAACGCCTCCCGCGGTACCGTGGTCGACATCGACGCCCTTGCTGATGCCCTGCGTTCCGGCAAGCTGCTGGGTGCTGCCATCGACGTATTCCCGGTTGAACCGAAGTCCAACGATGAAGAGTTTATCTCTCCGCTGCGCGAGTTCGACAACTGCATCCTGACCCCACACGTGGGCGGCTCTACCATTGAGGCCCAGGAAAACATCGGCCGTGAAGTGGCCGAAAAGCTGGCCATGTACAGCGACAACGGCACGTCTGTGTCTTCTGTGAACTTCCCGGAAGTCGCCCTGCCGTCGCACCCGAACCAGCACCGCCTGCTGCACATCCACGAGAACGTGCCAGGGGTGATGTCCGAGATCAACCAGGTATTCTCCGAGAACGGCATCAACGTGTGTGGCCAGTACCTTCAAACCAAGGAAGACATCGGTTATGTGGTTATTGATGTCGACAAGGCCTACGGCGAACTGGCGCTGGAAAAACTGCGCCAGGTGAAAGGCACTATCCGTTGTCGGGTACTGTTCTGA